A region of the Halosolutus amylolyticus genome:
CCGAACTCGAGACCCTGCTGGCCGACCACGGGATCACCCCCGATCGCGAGGTCGTCCTCTACTGTAACACCGCCCGCCGGATCAGCCACACCTACGTGGTCCTGCGGGCACTGGGCTACGAGGACGTGGCCTTCTACGAGGGGAGTCTGACGGAGTGGCTGGCGGGCGACGGCGCGATCGAGACCGGACCGGCGTCCGTCGACTAGTCGAAACCCACGGCCGTCGCGTACGGACGCGTCTCACCGGACGAACTCGACGCCGGTGATCTCGAAGCGTGCGCCGCCGTCGCGGCTCTCCGTTGCGCGAATCGACCAGCCGTGGGCCTCGCAGATCTGATCGACGATACTGAGTCCGAATCCGTTCCCGTCCGGTGACGTCGTGTGGCCGGTTTCGAACACCGTCTCGCGCTCTTCCGGCGGGATTCCGGGACCGTCGTCTTCGACGTAGAACCCGTCGTCGACCGTTCCGACCGTAATCGTCACGCCGTCGTCGCCGTGTTCGACGGCGTTGCGGACGAGATTCTCCCCGAGTTGCTCCAGTCGACTCACGTTGGCCCTGATGGCGCGGTCCGTCTCGACCTCGAGGCGTGCGTCCTTCGTCCGGACGTTCTGCCAGCAGTCCTCGATCGTCTCGGCGATGGCGACCCGTTCGGTCTCGACGGCGGACTCTCCCTCACGCGAAAGCAACAGCAAGTTCTCGATCAACGACTCCATGCGGTCGTGTGCCTCCGCCACGTCGTCGAGGTGGTCGCTGTCGCACTCTTCGCGGGCGAATTCGAGTCGACCCATGGCGACGTTCAGTGGGTTTCGGAGGTCGTGAGAGACGATGCTGGCGAACTCTTCGAGCCGATCGTTCTGTCGCTGGAGGTCGGCCTCGCGTTCGATCCGTTCGATCGCGTTCGCAGTGTGACTGACGAGCAGTTCCGCGAACTCGACGTCCTGCGCGTCGAACGCGTGCGCCTCGTTACTCGCCGCCTGAAAGACGCCTCGCTCGCCGATCGGGACGCTGATTCCCGACCGATACGACTCCCTGGCGGGATCCGTCTTGTCGTCGTGGGTAATCTCGTCGACGAGGTGCGGGTCGCCGCTCTGGAACGTTTTGCCTGCGAGCCCCTGATCGATCCGCATTCGTCGGCTGCCGCCCGGTGGCGCGTCGATCGCGTAGGGGACGAGCCACTCTCCCTCCTGCAAGACGACGGTACACATGTCGAACTCGAGGACGTCGCCCGCGGCGGCGACCGCCCGCTCGCAGGCCCCCTCGACCGACGTTTCGGTCTGGATCGTCGTCGCGATCTCGTGGAGTGCCTCGAACACGCGCTGCCGTCGATTCCGTTCGGAGACGTCCCGACCGATCACGACGAGGCCGATCAGTTCGCCCTCGGGATCGGTCAGCCGTGCGCCGGCGAACTCGTAGGGGATGGCCCCTCCGTCGGCCGTGAGAAGCGCCGACTCGATGGTCCCTCGTCCGTCGGTCAGCGTCCGCTCGATCGCCGCCGAGATGCGATCTCGTTCCGCGTCGGGCACGAACTCGAACACGTCCATGTCGGCGATCGCGTCGTCGCTGTACCCGGTGACGTCGCTGAACCGATCGTTCCAGCGTCGGAGCGATCCATCCGGATCCACCACGTAAAACACGTCGTTGAGCACGTCGAGCGTCCGTTCGACGAACTCTCGCTCCTGTTCCAGTTCACGCTCTCGTTGCTCGTGATCGGAGACGTCCTGCTGGATCCCGACGAAGTTGGCGATTTCGTCCCCGTCGTAGAGCGGCGCGATAGTAACCCGGTTCAGGAAGGGCTGGCCGTTCTTCCGGTAGTTCCGCAGTTCGACGGTGACGGACTCGCCGGCGTCGACGGCCGCTCGCATCCGGTCGACCGGTGCCGATTCGGTTCCCTCGCCCTGCAGGAACCGGCAGTTCCGGCTGAGGATCTCCGTCTTCGGATAGCCAGTGAGCCGGGTGAAGCCGTCGTTCGCGTAGACGATCGGATTGTCCGAAAGCGCCGGGTCGGTGATGACGATGCCGACCGGTGCCTCGTCCATCGCCCGCTCTTTTAGCGCCGACTCCGGACGGGCCGACTCGGCGATGGTGCCGGACGTCTGCCCCCGATCGGAGACCGCATCGTCGTCGATACCGGAGAGCGGATCCGACATGTACGCCGTCTTCTGTATCGACGGCCATGAGGTTATTGGCCGTCGAAATCCGCCGATCGATCGTGAGTCGACCGGTCACTCGACGATCGGTCGTCGCTCACGTCACGCCAGTCCGGGGCCGTCGAGTAGGGCCGATCGGCGGCCTCGTCGAACGCTTTCAGCACCACCTCGTTCAGCGCCGGGTGGACGTGGACCGTCTCGGCGACGTCGTCGACGGTCCCGTCGCCGCGTTCCATCGCGACGACCACCTCGTGGAGCAGTGAGGCCGCGTCCGGACCGACGACGTGACAGCCCAGGATCTCGCCGTCCGGTCCCGCGAGGACCTTGACGAACCCGTCCCCGGCCTCGAGGATGAGCCCTTTCGGCGCGGCGTCGTACGTGACGCTCGTCGACTCGTACGCGCGTTCCGCGTCGGCGAGTTCGCCCTCCGTTCGCCCGACGCTCGCGACCTGCGGCGAGGTGAAGATCGCGTGGGGCATGGCCGCGTAGTCGACCGCCCGATCGGCGTCGTCGAGGATATTCGCCGCGACGACCTCCGACTCGTAGTCGGCCGCGTGCTTGAACGGCTGGGCGGCGAGTACGTCGCCCAGCGCCCAGACGTTCGCGGCGGTCGTCGCGAGCGTCTCGTCGACCTCGACGTGGCCCTCGTCGTCGGTTTCGACGCCCGCGGCGTCGAGATCGAGCGTGTCGGTGTTCGGCCGCCGTCCGGTCGCGAGCAGGAGGTCGTCGGCCGACAGTTCGACCTGCTCGTCCCCGTCGTCGGTCGGGGCCGCGATCGCGTCGACTCGATCGCCGTCGGCCTGGACCTCGGCCGCCTCGTAGCCGGTGTACAGATCGCAGTCGGTGCGAAGCGACTCGGTCACGACCTCGCTCACGTCATCGTCTTCGCCCGGTACGAGCCGATCGCTCCGACCGACGATCGAGACGTCGGTCCCTAACGCGGCGAAGAAGTAGCCGAGTTCGGCACCGATGTAGCCGCCGCCGACGATCACGAGGTCGTCCGGTCGCTCGTCGAGGAAGAGCGCGTCGTCGCTCGTCAGAAAGTCGACGTCATCGATACCGTCGATCGGTGGGACCGTCGGACGGCCGCCGACCGCGACGACGACGTGCTCGCCGCGGATCTCGTCGGGGTCGTCCTCGTCCGCCGTCCTGCCGGAATCCTCTTCTCTCGTCGTCTCGCCGGATTCGTCCTCGCCCCCGTTCGGATCGATCGCGAGGGTTCGATCGTCGACGAACCGGGCCTCGCCGCGGTAGAGCGTGACGTTCTCGGCCGTCTCGAGGGTCCGTTCCTGGCGATCGGCCTTGGCGTAGACCGTCTCGCGGATCGACGACGTGACCGCGCCGTAGTCGACGCCGTCGAGGGTGGCCTCGACGCCGAACCGATCGGCGCGGCGGATCGTGTCGACGACGTCGGCGCGGTGGAGCAACGCCTTCGAGGGGACACAGCCCCGGGTGATACAGGCCCCGCCGAGCGGGCCGCGTTCGATCACGGCCGCCTCGAGGCCCCGATCGGCCGCGGCGGTCGCGACCTGACTTCCGGACCCGCCGCCGATCACGACGATGTCGTATGCGTCCATACGGGCGTCGTCCACGGACGGTCGCGTAAAATTGCAGCCTGCGAGTCGATCGTCCCGACCGCGACGCTAGAGCCAGTCGTCGCCCGGATCGTCGTCCGTCGCCTCCCGGTAGGACTCGACCGCCGCTGCGAGGTTCGCGAGGGCCTCTCCGGGCGTCTGGCCCTGGCTCGAGACGCCGGTCACCTCGTCGTCGGCGATGTGGAGGCCGTGCTCGTTCTCGCGCATCGTCACGTCCGCGTCCGCGAGTTCTTCGTATTCGTTCGGGTCGGCGCTCGCGTCTCCCTCGGAAGTCATACGAGCGATTTGGTGGTCCGCGGGTGAAATACTCACCGACGCCGACCGGACGGTTCGACGACGGCCGACTCGCGGGCGGGACGACGACGCTCGGATTCGGTCGCCCCTGCGAACGCCGTTCGATCGATCCCGATCCCGACGAGCGAGTGCGGGCCGAGAAAAAGCCTTTAACGCCGCCGACTCGTAGAGCCCGCAAATGGTACTCGACGATCTCGGGAGTTCTCTGCGGGGTACGCTCGACAAACTCCGCGGGAAGTCCCGCATCAGCGAGGAAGACATCGAGGAGATCGTCAAGGAGATCCAGCGATCGCTGCTCTCCGCCGACGTCGACGTCTCGCTCGTGATGGAGCTGTCGGACAGCATCAAGGAACGCGCCTTGGAGGAGGAGCCGCCGGCCGGGACGCCGGCGCGGGACTTCGTCCTGCGCATCGTCTACGAGGAACTGGTCGACCTCATCGGGGAGTCGACCGACCTCCCGCTTGAGGAGCAGACGATCCTGCTGGCAGGCCTGCAGGGGTCCGGGAAGACGACCTCCGCCGCGAAGATGGCGTGGTGGTTCTCGACGAAGGGGCTCCGTCCCGCGGTCATCCAGACGGACACCTTCCGGCCCGGTGCCTACGACCAGGCCAAAGAGATGACCGAGCGCGCGGAGGTCGACTTCTACGGGAACCCCGACGCCGAGGACCCCGTCGCGATCGCCCGGAACGGACTCGAGGAGACCAGTGAGGCCGACGTCCACATCGTGGACACCGCGGGCCGCCACGCGCTGGAGGACGACCTGATCGACGAGATCGAACAGATCGAGGGGGTCGTCGAGCCCGACACGTCCCTGCTCGTGCTGGACGCCGCGATCGGCCAGGGCGCGAAAGAGCAGGCCCAGCAGTTCGACGAGTCGATCGGGATCGACGGCGTCGTCATCACCAAACTCGACGGGACGGCGAAGGGTGGTGGCGCGCTGACCGCCGTGGATCAGACGGATTCGTCGATCGCCTTCCTCGGAACCGGCGAGGAGGTCCAGGACGTCGAGCGGTTCGAGCCCGACGGCTTCATCTCGCGGCTGCTCGGCATGGGCGACCTCGGCCAGCTCGCGGAGCGCGTCGAGCGCGCCATGCAGGAGACCGAGATCGAGGAGGAGGACTGGGACCCCGAGGACATGTTGAAGGGACAGTTCACCCTGAACGACATGCAAAAGCAGATGGAGGCGATGAACAACATGGGGCCGCTCGATCAGGTGATGGACATGATCCCCGGCTTCGGCGGTGGGATCAAAGACCAGTTGCCCGACGACGCGATGGACGTCACCCAGGAGCGGATGCGAACCTTCAGCGTCATCATGGACTCGATGACGGAGGCCGAGAAGGAGTACCCCAAGGCGATCGGCGCGAGCCAGATCGAGCGCATCGCCCGCGGGTCCGGCACCAGCGAGGACGAGGTCCGGGAACTCCTCCAGCAGTACAAGATGATGGAACGCACGATCAAGCAGTTCCAGGGGATGGGCTCGGACAAGGAGATGCAGCGGATGAT
Encoded here:
- a CDS encoding type II toxin-antitoxin system HicB family antitoxin, with the translated sequence MTSEGDASADPNEYEELADADVTMRENEHGLHIADDEVTGVSSQGQTPGEALANLAAAVESYREATDDDPGDDWL
- a CDS encoding dihydrolipoyl dehydrogenase produces the protein MDAYDIVVIGGGSGSQVATAAADRGLEAAVIERGPLGGACITRGCVPSKALLHRADVVDTIRRADRFGVEATLDGVDYGAVTSSIRETVYAKADRQERTLETAENVTLYRGEARFVDDRTLAIDPNGGEDESGETTREEDSGRTADEDDPDEIRGEHVVVAVGGRPTVPPIDGIDDVDFLTSDDALFLDERPDDLVIVGGGYIGAELGYFFAALGTDVSIVGRSDRLVPGEDDDVSEVVTESLRTDCDLYTGYEAAEVQADGDRVDAIAAPTDDGDEQVELSADDLLLATGRRPNTDTLDLDAAGVETDDEGHVEVDETLATTAANVWALGDVLAAQPFKHAADYESEVVAANILDDADRAVDYAAMPHAIFTSPQVASVGRTEGELADAERAYESTSVTYDAAPKGLILEAGDGFVKVLAGPDGEILGCHVVGPDAASLLHEVVVAMERGDGTVDDVAETVHVHPALNEVVLKAFDEAADRPYSTAPDWRDVSDDRSSSDRSTHDRSADFDGQ
- a CDS encoding signal recognition particle protein Srp54, translating into MVLDDLGSSLRGTLDKLRGKSRISEEDIEEIVKEIQRSLLSADVDVSLVMELSDSIKERALEEEPPAGTPARDFVLRIVYEELVDLIGESTDLPLEEQTILLAGLQGSGKTTSAAKMAWWFSTKGLRPAVIQTDTFRPGAYDQAKEMTERAEVDFYGNPDAEDPVAIARNGLEETSEADVHIVDTAGRHALEDDLIDEIEQIEGVVEPDTSLLVLDAAIGQGAKEQAQQFDESIGIDGVVITKLDGTAKGGGALTAVDQTDSSIAFLGTGEEVQDVERFEPDGFISRLLGMGDLGQLAERVERAMQETEIEEEDWDPEDMLKGQFTLNDMQKQMEAMNNMGPLDQVMDMIPGFGGGIKDQLPDDAMDVTQERMRTFSVIMDSMTEAEKEYPKAIGASQIERIARGSGTSEDEVRELLQQYKMMERTIKQFQGMGSDKEMQRMMKQMQQQGGGGGGGMGGMGPF
- a CDS encoding PAS domain-containing protein, producing the protein MSDPLSGIDDDAVSDRGQTSGTIAESARPESALKERAMDEAPVGIVITDPALSDNPIVYANDGFTRLTGYPKTEILSRNCRFLQGEGTESAPVDRMRAAVDAGESVTVELRNYRKNGQPFLNRVTIAPLYDGDEIANFVGIQQDVSDHEQRERELEQEREFVERTLDVLNDVFYVVDPDGSLRRWNDRFSDVTGYSDDAIADMDVFEFVPDAERDRISAAIERTLTDGRGTIESALLTADGGAIPYEFAGARLTDPEGELIGLVVIGRDVSERNRRQRVFEALHEIATTIQTETSVEGACERAVAAAGDVLEFDMCTVVLQEGEWLVPYAIDAPPGGSRRMRIDQGLAGKTFQSGDPHLVDEITHDDKTDPARESYRSGISVPIGERGVFQAASNEAHAFDAQDVEFAELLVSHTANAIERIEREADLQRQNDRLEEFASIVSHDLRNPLNVAMGRLEFAREECDSDHLDDVAEAHDRMESLIENLLLLSREGESAVETERVAIAETIEDCWQNVRTKDARLEVETDRAIRANVSRLEQLGENLVRNAVEHGDDGVTITVGTVDDGFYVEDDGPGIPPEERETVFETGHTTSPDGNGFGLSIVDQICEAHGWSIRATESRDGGARFEITGVEFVR